A region from the Aphis gossypii isolate Hap1 chromosome 1, ASM2018417v2, whole genome shotgun sequence genome encodes:
- the LOC114124729 gene encoding U3 small nucleolar ribonucleoprotein protein IMP3 isoform X2 — MVRKLKFHEQKLLKKVDFISWELDNNLHELKIMKKYMIQKREHYTLYNKLSREIRTVAEKIKNLEPKDPFRNERGAQLLEKLYMMGLITTKRNFELCSKITASCFCRRRLPVIMVRSKMVQTLKSAITYIEQGHVRVGPQLIKDPAFLVSR; from the exons ATggttagaaaattaaaatttcatgaacaaaaattgttgaagAAAGTTGACTTTATATCATGGGAGTTGGACAACAATTTAcacgaattaaaaattatgaaaaaatacatgatTCAAAAACGAGAACATTACACTTT ATATAACAAGTTGTCCAGAGAAATACGAACTGTAGcagaaaagattaaaaatttagaaccCAAAGATCCATTTCGAAATGAACGAGGTGCTCAGCTCTTGGAAAAATT atacatgATGggattaataacaacaaaaaggAACTTTGAACTTTGTTCAAAGATAACTGCATCATGTTTTTGTAGACGTCGATTACCTGTTATAATGGTTCGGTCTAAAATGGTTCAAACACTGAAATCTGCTATCACCTATATAGAACAAGGACATGTTCGAGTTGGTCcacaattaattaaagatCCAGCATTCTTAGTATCGAG
- the LOC114124728 gene encoding secretory carrier-associated membrane protein 1 isoform X2: MAEPDENPFGDPTPSVGHPFQKPPVRGAANPPLNSMPAVMSPTQEYPVTPQVAPTYGRTTGDMSADLLARKAELDRRQAELDKREEELRTASINVRQNNWPPLPKGFCYQPCFYLDISVEIPPDFQHVVRQLYYLWLYHTGLLACNVLIGTLLLFLTGAIATFIFSIVYAGILVPLSFLFWFRPGYKAFRDDSSFNFMLYFFVFCIQFVIAVVQALGTYESGYCGLFMAVRLYEDAHPFLGTLVTLMGIAFSLGATMDFLLLTKIHRIYRSSGASFAKAQEEFRSGVISSGAVSNVIASNIRF, from the exons atggCTGAACCTGACGAAAATCCTTTCGGTGATCCCACCCCTTCCGTGGGTCATCCTTTTcag aaaCCTCCTGTTAGAGGTGCAGCCAATCCACCACTGAATTCTATGCCTGCTGTCATGTCACCAACACAAGAGTATCCAGTTACTCCACAAGTTGCTCCTACTTATGGAAGAACTACTGGCGATATGTCAGCTGATTTATtg gcTAGAAAAGCTGAACTTGATCGGAGACAAGCTGAACTAGATAAAAGAGAAGAGGAATTGCGTACCGCTTCAATAAAtg TTCGACAAAACAATTGGCCACCATTACCTAAAGGGTTTTGCTATCAACCATGTTTTTATTTGGACATAAGTGTAGAAATTCCACCAGATTTTCAACATGTTGTCCgacaattatactatttatggtTAT accATACTGGATTACTAGCATGTAATGTATTGATTGGTACCTTGTTACTCTTCTTAACTGGAGCGATagctacttttattttttcaattgtttatgCTGGAATATTAGTACcactttcatttttattttggttccGTCCAGGATATAAAGCTTTTcg tgACGACAGCTCTTTCAACTTCATGCTTTACTTCTTTGTGTTTTGTATCCAGTTTGTTATAGCAGTAGTACAAGCTTTGGGCACATATGAATCTGGTtattg TGGATTGTTTATGGCTGTCAGGCTTTACGAGGACGCTCACCCATTTTTAGGCACTCTGGTGACATTGATGGGAATTGCCTTTTCTCTTGGTGCAACTATGGACTTCCTTTTGTTGAccaag attcataGAATTTATCGTAGCTCAGGCGCCAGTTTTGCTAAAGCACAAGAAGAATTCCGTTCTGGTGTTATTTCTAGTGGTGCAGTCTCCAATGTTATAGCATCCAAcatcagattttaa
- the LOC126549126 gene encoding uncharacterized protein LOC126549126 — protein sequence MLLKKIFKKNIDSEARHDYNRSGHMHSTILTDLYKIIWKLNMLLKNILKINAVSKSIHNCKECIHMNSTLTSLYKTIWKLNNLINYKFKFHT from the exons ATGTTGctcaagaaaatatttaaaaaaaatatagatagtgAAGCAAGACATGATTACAATAGATCTGGCCATATGCATTCAACTATTCTTACAGatctttataaaatcatcTGGAAActcaa tatgttgctcaaaaatatattaaaaataaatgcagtcagtaaatcaatacataattGCAAAGAATGTATTCATATGAATTCAACTCTAACAAGTCTTTATAAAACCATCTGGAAActcaa caatctaataaattacaagttCAAATTTCACACATGA
- the LOC114124729 gene encoding U3 small nucleolar ribonucleoprotein protein IMP3 isoform X1, translating to MVRKLKFHEQKLLKKVDFISWELDNNLHELKIMKKYMIQKREHYTLYNKLSREIRTVAEKIKNLEPKDPFRNERGAQLLEKLYMMGLITTKRNFELCSKITASCFCRRRLPVIMVRSKMVQTLKSAITYIEQGHVRVGPQLIKDPAFLVSRPLEDFVTWVDNSAIKKRVLEYNDLRDDFEIM from the exons ATggttagaaaattaaaatttcatgaacaaaaattgttgaagAAAGTTGACTTTATATCATGGGAGTTGGACAACAATTTAcacgaattaaaaattatgaaaaaatacatgatTCAAAAACGAGAACATTACACTTT ATATAACAAGTTGTCCAGAGAAATACGAACTGTAGcagaaaagattaaaaatttagaaccCAAAGATCCATTTCGAAATGAACGAGGTGCTCAGCTCTTGGAAAAATT atacatgATGggattaataacaacaaaaaggAACTTTGAACTTTGTTCAAAGATAACTGCATCATGTTTTTGTAGACGTCGATTACCTGTTATAATGGTTCGGTCTAAAATGGTTCAAACACTGAAATCTGCTATCACCTATATAGAACAAGGACATGTTCGAGTTGGTCcacaattaattaaagatCCAGCATTCTTAGTATCGAG acCTTTAGAAGATTTTGTGACATGGGTGGATAATTCAGCTATCAAGAAACGTGTTCTTGAGTATAATGACCTAAGAGATGATTTTGAGATAATGTAA
- the LOC114124728 gene encoding secretory carrier-associated membrane protein 1 isoform X1 encodes MAEPDENPFGDPTPSVGHPFQDPSVKELTNNKVQSLIEDFNPFGKDQNVVNNAKPPVRGAANPPLNSMPAVMSPTQEYPVTPQVAPTYGRTTGDMSADLLARKAELDRRQAELDKREEELRTASINVRQNNWPPLPKGFCYQPCFYLDISVEIPPDFQHVVRQLYYLWLYHTGLLACNVLIGTLLLFLTGAIATFIFSIVYAGILVPLSFLFWFRPGYKAFRDDSSFNFMLYFFVFCIQFVIAVVQALGTYESGYCGLFMAVRLYEDAHPFLGTLVTLMGIAFSLGATMDFLLLTKIHRIYRSSGASFAKAQEEFRSGVISSGAVSNVIASNIRF; translated from the exons atggCTGAACCTGACGAAAATCCTTTCGGTGATCCCACCCCTTCCGTGGGTCATCCTTTTcag gacCCTTCAGTCAAAgaactaacaaataataaagttcAGTCTTTAATTGAAGACTTCAATCCATTTGGAAAGGATCAAAATGTTGTTAACAATGCG aaaCCTCCTGTTAGAGGTGCAGCCAATCCACCACTGAATTCTATGCCTGCTGTCATGTCACCAACACAAGAGTATCCAGTTACTCCACAAGTTGCTCCTACTTATGGAAGAACTACTGGCGATATGTCAGCTGATTTATtg gcTAGAAAAGCTGAACTTGATCGGAGACAAGCTGAACTAGATAAAAGAGAAGAGGAATTGCGTACCGCTTCAATAAAtg TTCGACAAAACAATTGGCCACCATTACCTAAAGGGTTTTGCTATCAACCATGTTTTTATTTGGACATAAGTGTAGAAATTCCACCAGATTTTCAACATGTTGTCCgacaattatactatttatggtTAT accATACTGGATTACTAGCATGTAATGTATTGATTGGTACCTTGTTACTCTTCTTAACTGGAGCGATagctacttttattttttcaattgtttatgCTGGAATATTAGTACcactttcatttttattttggttccGTCCAGGATATAAAGCTTTTcg tgACGACAGCTCTTTCAACTTCATGCTTTACTTCTTTGTGTTTTGTATCCAGTTTGTTATAGCAGTAGTACAAGCTTTGGGCACATATGAATCTGGTtattg TGGATTGTTTATGGCTGTCAGGCTTTACGAGGACGCTCACCCATTTTTAGGCACTCTGGTGACATTGATGGGAATTGCCTTTTCTCTTGGTGCAACTATGGACTTCCTTTTGTTGAccaag attcataGAATTTATCGTAGCTCAGGCGCCAGTTTTGCTAAAGCACAAGAAGAATTCCGTTCTGGTGTTATTTCTAGTGGTGCAGTCTCCAATGTTATAGCATCCAAcatcagattttaa